In the genome of Acyrthosiphon pisum isolate AL4f unplaced genomic scaffold, pea_aphid_22Mar2018_4r6ur Scaffold_18618;HRSCAF=19299, whole genome shotgun sequence, the window TGACGCTGGTGGTCGGATTCCGTGGTCATGCTGCTGCGGAACCTCGATCCGAAAATCAGACTGTGCAACGGAACAAGGTTAGTGGTTACGGAACTGAGGCGCAACAACTTCAAAGCGAGGTTGTTGGCGGACGCGGGGGAAGGGCAGGACGACATCGTCATCCCCAGGATACCGCTGTCGTCCAGCGGAGACGACGACCTGCCCTTCACCATGCGTCGGGTTCAGTTCCCGGTGAGACTTTCGTTTGCGATGACGATCAACAAGTCTCAGGGTCAAACTTTCGACAGAGTTGGTTTGTTTCTGCCGTCCCCGGTGTTTACGCACGGACAACTGTACGTTGCGTTTTCACGAGTGCGGGACTCGGAATCAATAAAAGTTGGTATGTACGGTGGCGACGACGGTCGATTTATCACAAGGAATATagtgtattcagacgtgttgtGATCGGCCGTTTTTGTCAGTCTAAATCACTTATgccgataatttttaattatttgctaTAAGTTTAGCCGTCGCTATATGCGACAGCGGGTACCTGTGTGGTCCGACCTGTGTGGTCCGACCTGTGTAGTCCGACCTTTGTGGTCCTTGTGGAGAGAAAGTTTGACAACCTCCCCGTGGTTCTCTCTGGATGCTTATTCACTGCAAAGTGAATTAGTAACTAATGTCAaacgttttgaaattaaattaattaactggtTTTCAGTAATCGGTTTTCATTTTACTAATCGGTACTGAAAAACAGGTTTATGGTTTAATTATTGCAATTAGTTTAATGACCGTTGCCAAGCTATTTGAACAgcacctacatatatatacatattataatcattgattataaatacttattatatattatttatatataaatataaacgtatttatcaatgatataatatactaattgtcaCAGATAACACTTAGCTACTTTATATTctcaacaacaatattattaattattttatgtaacaacAATACGATTATTTATCAGTCAGTATTAACAACAGTGTACGCTATTTTTTCAATTGATTACAACACTTGCCCGACAATGTCATTACAATGTGGGattttataa includes:
- the LOC103311779 gene encoding ATP-dependent DNA helicase PIF1-like, which codes for MLLRNLDPKIRLCNGTRLVVTELRRNNFKARLLADAGEGQDDIVIPRIPLSSSGDDDLPFTMRRVQFPVRLSFAMTINKSQGQTFDRVGLFLPSPVFTHGQLYVAFSRVRDSESIKV